A single region of the Acidobacteriota bacterium genome encodes:
- a CDS encoding SIS domain-containing protein: MLGTTLDASAYIDRLRAELARIDAAAVERWAAVVFDVWNRGSTLYLIGNGGSAAAASHLSVDLGKGTVGADRLRDESRRRLRVVSLTDNVPWITAVANDLDYEQVFVQQLMSAAVPGDALMAFSGSGNSPNVLAAVDWANRHDVRTFGLTGFDGGRLKQLQQDGVHVDLDDMGMVESVHVCLFHWVVDDVYARTQRTGRHA; this comes from the coding sequence ATGCTCGGCACGACCCTCGATGCCTCGGCCTACATCGACCGGCTGAGAGCCGAGTTGGCGAGGATCGACGCGGCGGCGGTGGAACGCTGGGCCGCCGTTGTCTTCGATGTCTGGAACCGTGGCAGCACTCTCTACCTGATCGGGAACGGCGGTTCGGCGGCGGCGGCGAGCCACCTGAGTGTCGACCTGGGGAAGGGTACGGTCGGGGCGGACCGCCTGCGCGACGAGTCGCGCCGGCGCCTGCGGGTAGTCAGCCTGACCGACAACGTGCCGTGGATCACGGCGGTGGCGAACGACCTGGACTACGAGCAGGTCTTCGTCCAGCAGTTGATGAGCGCTGCCGTCCCGGGCGACGCCTTGATGGCGTTCAGCGGCTCGGGAAACAGCCCGAACGTGCTGGCCGCCGTGGACTGGGCGAACCGCCATGATGTCCGCACGTTCGGGCTCACGGGGTTCGACGGGGGCCGGCTGAAGCAACTCCAGCAGGACGGCGTTCACGTCGACCTGGACGACATGGGCATGGTCGAGAGCGTCCATGTGTGCCTGTTCCACTGGGTCGTCGACGACGTCTACGCCCGCACCCAGAGGACCGGGCGGCACGCCTGA
- a CDS encoding efflux RND transporter periplasmic adaptor subunit, whose protein sequence is MNTTNGRAGATLAACAVFLLCLASFGCNGVGAKRAAGQTEASGAVSAFRSETAPTTRVRYGQVDALVTASGSVVAPRLTELGPEVSGRLSAVYYNVGDQVTEGDVVLQLDPVPFRIDLQRARAGLALAQAEAAQALQELERVERLAEQEVAPPQELDRQRTQLAVAKARVEQELAAVKSAEQDLTRTAVISPYDAHVVERQLHEGAIVGPGSVVVTIQELNGFAAELDVPAAAAAPVQVGDPAVLIVEGAAEPLPSTIAAVNARIDPDTRTYRVRAPVPGETPEAKAGAFVRAEIRPRTRDGAVIVERAAVLNRDGRTYVFSAVGGRAEQIEVSVGATGQRWVEIRRGAEAGDALIIGPVIDRLAHGAPIEVTEPPLLEAGGETP, encoded by the coding sequence ATGAACACCACGAACGGAAGGGCCGGCGCGACGCTCGCAGCGTGCGCCGTGTTTCTGTTGTGTCTGGCGAGTTTCGGCTGCAACGGCGTCGGCGCCAAGCGGGCCGCCGGCCAGACGGAAGCGTCCGGAGCCGTTTCGGCGTTCCGCAGCGAAACCGCACCGACCACCCGCGTGCGGTACGGCCAGGTAGACGCCCTGGTGACGGCCTCCGGTTCCGTCGTCGCGCCGCGCCTGACCGAGCTCGGCCCCGAAGTCTCGGGGCGACTGTCGGCCGTCTACTACAACGTAGGCGACCAGGTCACGGAGGGCGACGTCGTCCTGCAACTCGATCCCGTTCCCTTCCGGATCGACCTTCAGCGGGCGCGCGCCGGTCTGGCCCTGGCCCAGGCCGAGGCCGCACAGGCGCTGCAGGAACTCGAGCGGGTCGAGCGGCTTGCCGAGCAGGAAGTGGCCCCACCCCAGGAGCTCGACCGGCAACGGACCCAGCTCGCGGTCGCCAAGGCCCGGGTCGAGCAGGAACTCGCCGCCGTGAAGAGCGCCGAGCAGGACCTGACGCGGACCGCGGTGATCAGCCCCTACGACGCCCACGTGGTCGAACGCCAGCTTCACGAGGGAGCGATCGTCGGCCCCGGTTCGGTCGTCGTCACGATTCAGGAACTGAACGGTTTCGCGGCGGAACTCGACGTGCCGGCCGCGGCGGCGGCGCCGGTCCAGGTGGGCGACCCGGCAGTCCTGATCGTCGAGGGCGCGGCCGAACCCCTCCCCTCCACGATCGCGGCGGTGAACGCTCGAATCGACCCGGATACGCGGACCTACCGCGTGCGAGCCCCCGTGCCCGGGGAGACACCGGAGGCCAAGGCGGGCGCCTTCGTCCGCGCCGAGATCCGGCCGCGGACCCGCGACGGCGCGGTGATCGTCGAACGCGCCGCGGTGCTCAACCGCGACGGACGCACCTACGTGTTCAGCGCCGTGGGCGGCCGAGCCGAGCAGATCGAGGTCTCCGTCGGCGCCACCGGTCAGCGATGGGTTGAGATCAGGCGCGGCGCCGAGGCCGGCGACGCCCTGATCATCGGACCGGTCATCGACCGACTGGCCCACGGCGCGCCGATCGAGGTCACCGAACCGCCGCTGCTCGAAGCGGGCGGCGAGACGCCATAG
- a CDS encoding cytochrome c, which yields MSRTTAALLVLGPLGAASAAVAADSGEAVTFHEDVLAIFQQNCQTCHRPGGDNVAGMVAPMSLMTYEEVRPWARSIARLVQSREMPPWDATDHTAGVFLNERTLTQQEIDTVVAWVQGGAPKGDPGRGPAPREWEDTGGFLIGKPDLLVYMEEPYYVGDDVEDEQPSFYITLTEEMLPEPRWLQAIEYQPDAEFVHHITGRALIPNEDGEVDVLSENTFSLGSIAAGEDPTIYPPGFGNLLRAGMVVRLNVHYHKEPGPGSGGYDRSAVAFRFHPVGAEVRHKVTWNTIGAGAFEIPPGHGSWRVGSSKVFEKDTVLLSLHPHMHFRGQSMKYTAHYPDGGTEVLLDVPEYDYSWQTNYIYREPKVLPSGTRVEIEAIYDNSETKLDEYPFLNIGRAVDWGAQSTDEMMAPFLAWTYVEPEDAAAILAGGAAGSTGGGG from the coding sequence ATGAGCCGTACGACCGCAGCACTTCTCGTACTTGGGCCGCTTGGAGCGGCTTCCGCAGCGGTGGCGGCCGACAGCGGGGAAGCCGTCACCTTCCACGAGGACGTGCTGGCCATCTTCCAGCAGAACTGTCAGACCTGTCACCGCCCGGGCGGCGACAACGTGGCCGGCATGGTTGCGCCGATGTCGCTGATGACCTACGAGGAAGTGCGGCCGTGGGCGCGGTCGATCGCGCGCCTCGTGCAGAGCCGCGAAATGCCCCCCTGGGACGCGACGGACCACACCGCCGGCGTCTTTCTCAACGAGCGGACCCTGACCCAGCAGGAGATCGACACGGTTGTGGCCTGGGTCCAGGGCGGCGCTCCCAAGGGCGACCCGGGCAGGGGCCCGGCGCCGCGCGAGTGGGAGGACACCGGCGGCTTCCTGATCGGCAAGCCGGACCTGCTCGTGTACATGGAGGAGCCCTACTACGTGGGCGACGACGTGGAGGACGAGCAGCCGAGCTTCTACATCACGTTGACCGAGGAGATGCTCCCGGAGCCCCGCTGGCTCCAGGCGATCGAGTACCAGCCGGACGCGGAGTTCGTCCATCACATCACCGGCCGGGCGCTGATACCTAACGAGGACGGCGAGGTCGACGTGCTGAGCGAAAACACGTTCTCGCTCGGGTCGATTGCCGCCGGCGAGGACCCGACGATCTACCCGCCGGGCTTCGGCAACCTGCTACGGGCCGGCATGGTCGTGCGTCTCAACGTCCACTACCACAAGGAACCCGGTCCGGGCTCCGGCGGCTACGACCGTTCGGCGGTCGCCTTCAGGTTCCACCCGGTCGGCGCCGAGGTCAGGCACAAGGTGACCTGGAACACGATCGGCGCCGGCGCCTTCGAGATCCCGCCGGGTCACGGAAGCTGGCGCGTCGGGTCGTCCAAGGTGTTCGAGAAGGACACGGTGCTGCTGTCGCTCCATCCGCACATGCACTTCCGCGGCCAGAGCATGAAGTACACCGCGCACTACCCCGATGGCGGCACCGAGGTGCTGCTCGACGTGCCGGAGTACGACTACAGTTGGCAGACGAACTACATCTACCGGGAGCCCAAGGTGCTGCCGTCCGGTACTCGGGTCGAGATCGAAGCGATCTACGACAACTCGGAGACCAAGCTCGACGAGTACCCGTTCCTCAACATCGGCCGGGCAGTGGACTGGGGCGCCCAGAGCACCGACGAGATGATGGCGCCCTTCCTGGCCTGGACCTACGTCGAGCCGGAAGATGCGGCCGCGATCCTGGCCGGCGGCGCCGCGGGATCGACGGGCGGCGGCGGGTAG
- a CDS encoding VOC family protein: MSRGPGGLTWRRFPGRALGLAVAAAAFMVAPLAAQEATTAVERARFHHIHLNVTDVDRSVDFYRATFGALPIEFRGVADAVFTERSFILFNEVEEPPDGSQTSGIWHFGWGGVDLPSQYRWLVSRGVDIHTPIYRLGRGHVIYVNGPDREMIEVNTMGHHRFAHVHLFAADVNETAAWYERHFGLPARRSARGNPRPVGEGAAFATWEEFHHEHRAWANAFRADNVNFIVYNLPDYEPLAPWWPEDAAPLLETQPQRGRAIDHFAFSYRDIEPVFERLRTAGVEIVEPITYRPELDMRSFFVMGPDKVAVEIVEAKPIPEGVWD; this comes from the coding sequence TTGAGTCGGGGGCCTGGTGGCCTGACCTGGCGGCGGTTCCCGGGCCGGGCGCTCGGCCTGGCCGTGGCGGCGGCCGCGTTCATGGTGGCGCCGCTCGCGGCCCAGGAAGCGACGACCGCAGTCGAGCGGGCGCGCTTTCACCACATTCACCTCAACGTCACCGACGTCGACCGTTCGGTCGACTTCTACCGCGCCACCTTCGGCGCCCTGCCGATCGAGTTTCGCGGGGTCGCGGACGCGGTGTTCACCGAGCGGTCCTTCATCCTGTTCAACGAAGTCGAGGAGCCGCCGGACGGCAGCCAGACTAGCGGCATCTGGCACTTCGGCTGGGGTGGTGTCGACCTGCCCAGCCAGTATCGCTGGCTGGTGTCCCGCGGCGTCGACATTCACACGCCGATCTACCGCCTGGGCCGCGGACATGTCATCTACGTCAACGGTCCGGACCGGGAGATGATCGAGGTGAACACGATGGGCCATCACCGTTTCGCTCACGTCCACCTGTTCGCGGCGGACGTGAACGAGACGGCCGCCTGGTACGAGCGGCACTTCGGGCTGCCGGCGCGGCGGTCCGCCAGGGGCAACCCCCGGCCGGTCGGCGAGGGCGCCGCGTTCGCGACCTGGGAGGAGTTTCACCACGAGCACCGTGCCTGGGCGAACGCGTTTCGCGCCGACAACGTGAACTTCATCGTCTACAACCTGCCGGACTACGAGCCGCTGGCACCGTGGTGGCCCGAGGACGCGGCGCCGCTGCTGGAGACCCAGCCGCAGCGGGGTAGGGCGATCGACCACTTCGCCTTCTCCTACCGCGACATCGAACCGGTGTTCGAACGGCTGCGGACGGCGGGCGTCGAGATCGTCGAACCGATCACCTACCGGCCGGAACTCGACATGCGGAGCTTCTTCGTGATGGGGCCGGACAAGGTCGCGGTGGAGATCGTCGAGGCGAAGCCGATCCCCGAGGGCGTCTGGGACTGA
- a CDS encoding VOC family protein produces the protein MRPDSPRVTAPDLVVSLAVLGLAFGATPSVVAEEFDHVHLVAPDTMAAAKWYHELFGGRLGKSGPFDSVFYGNDILKVREGEPTSGSGATSLDHISFSVADVAATLEECEAAGGKVVGAARYVEAAGFTFGFCEDPWGTRIEVIDDMDHGGAPGLHHVHVFSNDAVSTAAWYAKQFGGEVVAFKGLAPLHSILYDNGGDETWLIVNQVPGERTGTDGTVVDHIGWHTTEYDSWLERLRGDGVKFVVEPMVLDAGHRIAYVEGPDGTKIELVENLAGGVP, from the coding sequence ATGCGCCCCGATTCTCCAAGAGTCACTGCTCCCGATCTCGTCGTCTCGCTGGCGGTTCTGGGCCTCGCTTTCGGCGCTACGCCGTCTGTGGTCGCCGAAGAGTTCGACCACGTTCACCTGGTGGCTCCGGACACGATGGCGGCGGCGAAGTGGTACCACGAGCTCTTCGGCGGCAGGCTCGGCAAGAGCGGTCCCTTCGACTCCGTGTTCTACGGCAACGACATCCTGAAGGTGCGGGAAGGCGAACCGACCAGCGGCAGCGGCGCCACCTCGCTCGATCACATCAGTTTCTCCGTCGCGGACGTGGCGGCGACCCTGGAAGAGTGCGAGGCCGCGGGCGGCAAGGTCGTCGGCGCCGCGCGATACGTGGAGGCAGCCGGATTCACCTTCGGTTTCTGCGAAGACCCGTGGGGAACGCGAATCGAAGTGATCGACGACATGGACCACGGCGGCGCCCCGGGTCTCCATCACGTTCACGTCTTCTCGAACGACGCGGTCTCGACGGCGGCCTGGTACGCGAAGCAGTTCGGCGGCGAAGTCGTGGCGTTCAAGGGACTTGCGCCGCTGCACTCGATCCTCTACGACAACGGCGGCGACGAGACCTGGCTGATCGTCAACCAGGTGCCGGGGGAGCGGACCGGCACCGACGGCACGGTGGTCGATCACATCGGTTGGCACACCACGGAGTACGACTCCTGGCTCGAACGGTTGCGTGGCGACGGCGTGAAGTTCGTCGTCGAGCCGATGGTGCTGGACGCCGGGCACCGGATCGCCTACGTCGAGGGCCCCGACGGCACGAAGATCGAGCTGGTGGAGAACCTCGCCGGGGGGGTTCCTTGA
- a CDS encoding alpha/beta fold hydrolase, with translation MDTASKGRRIGLPGRGATWAYDIAGPPGAPTLVLLHGLAATALLNWSTSLAALARGFRVIALDHRGHGRGIRRIGAFKLEDCADDAAALADRLGVERVIPVGYSMGGAVAQLFWRRHRDRTAGLVLCATSSRFGGPRAKRAASTLAPLLSLAARVAPQSMWDSMGERMLENVQDPGRRLALKEQLAPTEPASVIEAAAALARFDSSDWLGDIDVPASVVLTLRDEHIPAQYQAAMAEAIPGAEVHRVDADHYACVAKPHLFVPALIAACRSVALRGVPVRAVAP, from the coding sequence GTGGACACGGCATCGAAGGGGCGCCGGATCGGCCTGCCCGGCCGTGGAGCGACCTGGGCGTACGACATCGCCGGACCGCCCGGCGCCCCCACGCTGGTTCTGTTGCATGGCCTCGCGGCCACCGCGCTTCTGAATTGGTCGACCAGCTTGGCCGCGCTGGCGCGGGGCTTCCGGGTCATCGCGCTCGATCACCGTGGCCACGGCCGCGGGATCCGGCGGATCGGCGCCTTCAAGCTGGAGGACTGCGCGGACGACGCGGCGGCACTTGCCGATCGGCTGGGCGTGGAGCGGGTGATCCCGGTCGGCTACTCGATGGGCGGCGCGGTGGCGCAGTTGTTCTGGCGCCGGCACCGGGACCGCACCGCCGGTCTCGTTCTCTGTGCGACCAGTTCGCGTTTCGGCGGACCGCGGGCCAAGCGGGCCGCTTCGACACTTGCACCGCTGCTGTCGCTCGCGGCTCGCGTGGCGCCCCAGTCGATGTGGGACAGCATGGGTGAGCGGATGCTCGAGAACGTCCAGGATCCCGGCCGGCGTCTGGCTTTGAAGGAGCAACTCGCCCCGACGGAGCCGGCTTCGGTGATCGAGGCCGCCGCCGCGCTCGCGCGCTTCGACTCCAGCGACTGGCTGGGCGACATCGACGTGCCGGCTTCGGTCGTGCTCACGCTGCGTGACGAGCACATCCCGGCGCAGTACCAGGCGGCGATGGCGGAGGCGATTCCGGGCGCGGAGGTGCACCGGGTCGATGCCGATCACTACGCCTGCGTAGCGAAGCCGCACCTGTTCGTGCCAGCCCTCATTGCGGCCTGTCGCTCCGTGGCGCTGCGCGGCGTGCCAGTGCGGGCCGTGGCGCCCTGA
- a CDS encoding efflux RND transporter permease subunit: MLNLPLTSIRRPVFALMLNVGLVVLGLVSLNRLNVDLNPDVEFPFVTVTTVLEGASPETVETEVTDVLEEQINTIEGIRDLSSVSSEGISQIFVEFETDYDVDVKAQHVREKIAPVRADLPLDVEDPVVTQLDPDATPILSVMLGGPVSVRELSELAETTVKDRLERLPGVGSIEIVGSRRREVRIWLDPVRLAGYGLSIDDVRSTLLLENAETAGGRVEGREREWTVTTSGKVKRVEDFGALIAAERGGRLVYLRDVAKIEDGLAEERSIARFNGQRGVSLEVRRRSGANTVVVAEAVRAEVEALGQDLPPGMEVLITRDMAVFIEDSIYSVFSNMIWGGALVVLVVLLFLRNPRSTLISALAIPSSVIASFTFFYLAGFTLNVMTLMALSLSIGVVIDDAIVVLEVIYRRIERGQERREAAEEGASQVMLAVVSTTLALCAVFVPIAFLSGTVGQFFYEFGMVMTIAVCVSSLFALTLTPMLGSRVLKATQGRDPVSRTLGRGLDALDHSYKIILRRALGHRALTLVVAVGAMVGGVLVAFTLPFDLFGTEDRSEFNVNLKMPVGTPLAVTSLTARRTEELIAQDPDVRNRFATIGGGSRQEPHRASIYVQLTNKRDRELSQAAIMDRVRDRLLGEVPEAEEIVVSPISWIAGSEDQTGTRSVSYSLRGPRIADLELYSERLVAQMRADPSFVDVGTSWETGKPEIEIDVDRDRAADLGVPATVIGRTIRTLLAGEKLGAFEEDGERYDVRVQVLPEYRDEPGKLDLIQIRTASGQLTPMTNVANIRLGEGAVQIRRQNRSREITIATNGAEGVAQSELAARIEEYSRQIGLAPPNTLVPSGTTVIMQETGLSLMFAFVLAVVAIYMVLASLFNSLVHPITIMMSAPLSFIGAFLALKLSGQPLDMMSGIGLLVLMGLVMKNGILLIDYINKLRQDGQSRRDAILEAGPARLRPVLMTAFSLIFGLLPVAFSQAAGSEGRAAIAVLIMGGMATSTLLTLLVVPVVYDLVDRSVEEVTAWSRAARAAVRAPRPALARRAAPRSDRPQ, from the coding sequence ATGCTGAACCTGCCGCTCACCTCGATCCGGCGGCCCGTCTTCGCCCTCATGCTGAACGTGGGGCTCGTCGTTCTCGGCCTCGTGTCCCTGAACCGGCTGAACGTCGATCTGAACCCGGACGTCGAGTTCCCCTTCGTCACGGTCACCACCGTGCTCGAAGGGGCTTCCCCGGAGACGGTCGAGACCGAGGTCACCGATGTCCTCGAAGAGCAGATCAACACGATCGAGGGGATTCGCGACCTGAGTTCGGTCTCGTCCGAGGGCATCTCCCAGATCTTCGTCGAGTTCGAGACGGACTACGACGTCGACGTGAAGGCGCAGCACGTACGGGAGAAGATCGCGCCGGTTCGTGCCGACCTGCCGCTCGATGTCGAGGACCCGGTCGTCACCCAGCTCGATCCGGACGCGACTCCGATCCTCTCCGTCATGCTTGGCGGCCCGGTCTCGGTCCGTGAACTGTCCGAACTTGCGGAAACCACCGTCAAGGACCGGCTCGAGAGACTGCCGGGCGTCGGCAGCATCGAGATCGTCGGTTCCCGCCGGCGGGAGGTCCGGATCTGGCTCGACCCGGTTCGACTGGCCGGCTACGGCCTGTCGATCGACGACGTGCGCTCGACGCTCCTGCTGGAGAACGCCGAAACTGCCGGCGGCCGGGTCGAAGGGCGTGAACGGGAATGGACGGTCACCACGTCCGGCAAGGTCAAGCGGGTCGAGGACTTCGGCGCCCTGATCGCCGCCGAGCGCGGCGGCCGGCTGGTCTACCTGCGGGACGTGGCGAAGATCGAGGACGGTCTCGCCGAGGAGCGGTCCATCGCGCGCTTCAACGGCCAGCGCGGCGTCTCCCTCGAGGTGCGCAGACGAAGCGGAGCGAACACGGTCGTCGTCGCCGAAGCGGTACGCGCCGAGGTCGAGGCGCTGGGGCAGGACCTGCCGCCGGGCATGGAGGTCCTGATCACCCGCGACATGGCGGTGTTCATCGAGGACTCCATCTACTCGGTGTTCTCCAACATGATCTGGGGCGGCGCCCTGGTGGTCCTGGTCGTGCTGCTGTTCCTGCGCAACCCGCGTTCCACCCTCATTTCGGCGCTTGCCATTCCGTCCTCCGTCATCGCTTCGTTCACGTTCTTCTATCTGGCCGGGTTCACCCTGAACGTGATGACGCTGATGGCGCTGTCTCTTTCGATCGGCGTCGTGATCGACGACGCGATCGTCGTGCTGGAGGTCATCTATCGGCGAATCGAGCGGGGCCAGGAGCGCCGCGAGGCGGCCGAAGAGGGCGCCAGCCAGGTCATGCTGGCGGTCGTCTCGACCACGCTCGCCCTGTGCGCCGTGTTCGTGCCGATCGCCTTCCTGAGCGGCACGGTTGGCCAGTTCTTCTACGAGTTCGGGATGGTGATGACGATCGCCGTCTGCGTCTCCAGCCTGTTCGCGTTGACGCTGACACCGATGCTCGGCAGCAGGGTGCTCAAGGCGACTCAGGGACGCGATCCGGTGAGCCGCACCCTGGGCCGCGGCCTCGACGCACTCGACCATTCCTACAAGATCATCCTGCGGCGGGCGCTTGGGCACAGGGCGCTGACGCTCGTCGTCGCCGTGGGGGCGATGGTCGGTGGCGTCCTCGTCGCGTTCACGCTTCCCTTCGACCTGTTCGGCACCGAAGACCGGAGCGAGTTCAACGTCAACCTCAAGATGCCGGTCGGAACTCCGCTGGCCGTGACGTCCCTGACCGCGCGGCGCACGGAGGAACTGATCGCACAGGACCCGGATGTACGCAACCGCTTCGCCACGATCGGCGGCGGCAGCCGCCAGGAGCCTCATCGAGCCTCGATCTACGTCCAGTTGACGAACAAACGGGACCGCGAACTCAGCCAGGCGGCGATCATGGACCGGGTCCGTGACCGGCTGCTCGGGGAGGTCCCCGAAGCTGAGGAAATCGTCGTGTCGCCGATCAGCTGGATCGCCGGCAGCGAGGATCAGACGGGAACGCGCTCCGTTTCCTACAGCCTCCGCGGTCCCCGTATCGCCGACCTGGAGCTGTACTCCGAGCGGCTGGTGGCGCAGATGCGAGCCGACCCTTCCTTCGTCGACGTTGGCACGTCCTGGGAGACCGGCAAGCCCGAGATCGAGATCGACGTCGACCGCGATCGCGCCGCCGACCTCGGGGTGCCGGCCACGGTCATCGGGCGCACGATCCGCACCCTGCTCGCCGGCGAGAAGCTGGGCGCCTTCGAGGAGGACGGCGAACGTTACGACGTGCGCGTCCAGGTGCTGCCGGAGTACCGGGACGAACCCGGGAAGCTCGATCTGATTCAGATCCGCACGGCTTCCGGGCAACTGACGCCCATGACGAACGTCGCCAACATCCGGCTCGGCGAGGGCGCGGTCCAGATCAGGCGGCAGAACCGTTCACGCGAGATCACGATCGCCACGAACGGCGCGGAGGGCGTCGCCCAATCCGAACTCGCGGCCCGCATCGAGGAGTACAGCCGCCAGATCGGTCTCGCTCCTCCGAACACCCTCGTGCCAAGCGGCACGACGGTGATCATGCAGGAGACCGGCCTATCCCTGATGTTCGCGTTCGTGCTCGCCGTCGTCGCCATCTACATGGTCCTGGCGTCGCTCTTCAACTCGCTCGTCCATCCGATCACGATCATGATGTCGGCGCCGCTTTCCTTCATTGGTGCTTTCCTGGCGCTCAAACTCTCCGGCCAACCGCTCGACATGATGAGCGGCATCGGCCTGTTGGTGCTGATGGGCCTGGTGATGAAGAACGGCATCCTCCTGATCGACTACATCAACAAGCTGCGCCAGGACGGACAAAGCCGCAGGGACGCGATTCTCGAAGCGGGCCCGGCCCGATTGCGACCCGTGTTGATGACCGCTTTCTCGTTGATCTTCGGCCTGCTGCCGGTCGCGTTCTCCCAGGCCGCCGGTTCCGAGGGCCGCGCCGCGATCGCGGTGCTGATCATGGGCGGCATGGCGACTTCGACGCTGCTGACGCTGCTGGTCGTCCCCGTCGTCTACGACCTCGTGGACCGGTCGGTCGAGGAGGTCACGGCCTGGAGCCGCGCCGCTAGAGCCGCCGTCAGGGCGCCACGGCCCGCACTGGCACGCCGCGCAGCGCCACGGAGCGACAGGCCGCAATGA
- a CDS encoding GTP-binding protein — MNAPQKIPVTILTGFLGSGKTTLLNRILREEHGKRIAVIENEFGEVGIDQALVINADEEIFEMSNGCICCTVRGDLIRVLGNLMKRRDKFDYVLVETTGLADPGPVAQTFFMDDEIRAEFELDGIVTLVDAAHIEQQLGRSDESTEQVALADVLVLNKTDLVDDDALDGIEARLREMNRMARVIRSEMAEVSVETVLNLAAFDLDQALERRPTFLEPEYPFEWTGVYSLDTGRYELSLAEGPDPAMSLVVVPDQGTDDSALREGAEWCVRRYAEPADVIRPGGEIAVGKHVNLVLDSPGRKSFFLEVETQVRIGLYAQHTAEEFDLQLTNGVPHVNGAVPAEVERTWVAQHEHDDEVGSIAIETEGDVDPGRLNAWLGELLRERGVDIFRMKGFISLAGESRRFVFQGVHMLFDGQPDRPWGDAPRRNQLIFIGRNLDERSMRLGFEACLV; from the coding sequence ATGAACGCACCCCAGAAGATCCCTGTCACGATCCTCACCGGCTTCCTCGGCTCCGGCAAGACGACCCTGCTGAACCGGATCCTGCGGGAGGAACACGGCAAACGCATCGCCGTGATCGAAAATGAGTTCGGAGAGGTCGGCATCGACCAGGCGCTCGTCATCAACGCTGACGAGGAGATCTTCGAGATGTCGAACGGCTGCATCTGCTGCACGGTGCGCGGAGACCTGATTCGCGTGCTTGGCAACCTCATGAAGCGCAGGGACAAGTTCGACTACGTGCTGGTGGAGACCACGGGGCTCGCGGATCCCGGTCCCGTCGCCCAGACCTTCTTCATGGACGACGAGATTCGCGCGGAGTTCGAGCTGGACGGGATCGTCACGCTCGTCGACGCTGCACACATCGAGCAGCAGCTCGGCCGAAGCGACGAGAGCACGGAACAGGTCGCGTTAGCGGATGTCCTCGTTCTCAACAAGACGGACCTGGTCGACGACGACGCGCTCGACGGGATCGAGGCTCGGCTCCGGGAAATGAACCGGATGGCACGAGTCATCCGTAGCGAAATGGCGGAGGTTTCCGTCGAGACGGTACTCAACCTCGCCGCCTTCGACCTGGACCAGGCGCTCGAGCGTCGTCCCACCTTCCTCGAGCCGGAGTACCCGTTCGAATGGACCGGCGTCTACTCGCTCGACACCGGCCGCTACGAACTCAGCCTGGCCGAGGGACCTGATCCGGCGATGTCTCTTGTCGTCGTACCGGACCAGGGCACCGATGACTCCGCACTTCGTGAAGGTGCGGAGTGGTGTGTGCGGCGGTACGCCGAACCCGCGGACGTCATTCGTCCGGGGGGCGAGATTGCTGTCGGAAAGCACGTGAACCTCGTGCTTGACTCCCCGGGGCGCAAGTCGTTCTTCCTGGAGGTCGAGACGCAGGTGAGAATCGGCCTCTACGCCCAGCACACCGCGGAGGAATTCGATCTGCAGCTGACGAACGGCGTCCCACACGTCAACGGAGCGGTTCCCGCCGAGGTCGAGCGAACCTGGGTCGCACAGCATGAGCACGACGACGAAGTCGGCTCGATCGCAATCGAGACGGAGGGCGATGTCGATCCCGGCAGGCTCAACGCGTGGCTTGGCGAACTGCTCCGTGAACGCGGCGTGGACATCTTTCGCATGAAGGGGTTCATCAGCCTCGCAGGTGAGTCGCGTCGCTTCGTCTTCCAGGGGGTTCACATGCTCTTCGACGGACAGCCGGATCGTCCATGGGGGGACGCGCCCCGCCGCAATCAGCTCATCTTCATCGGCCGCAACCTCGACGAGCGCTCGATGCGGCTGGGATTCGAGGCATGCCTGGTCTGA